A single Pedobacter sp. PACM 27299 DNA region contains:
- a CDS encoding Crp/Fnr family transcriptional regulator, producing MSLAGIFPIDQWNFKSQSILKSIPEEDQNRLYANMTIESYNKGDVIFKEGAVPSGIFFIQKGIVKKYKVDRDGREQIMYVAGTDELIGYHAILSEQRYPDSASAIEDCVIAFIPKEDFLEVLHNSAILSQRLLKNMSHEYAVLTNNISVFTQRTARERVAITLIVLREKYKNEESNEEAINISRSDLSNMAGIAKENLVRILKEFKNLGLLVSEGRKITITNIKMLVEISSYSNKTLKLR from the coding sequence ATGAGCCTAGCCGGTATTTTCCCAATTGATCAATGGAATTTCAAATCCCAATCTATCCTGAAAAGCATTCCCGAAGAAGACCAGAATCGTCTTTATGCGAATATGACGATCGAGAGCTATAACAAAGGGGATGTAATTTTCAAAGAGGGTGCAGTTCCTTCCGGGATATTTTTCATCCAGAAAGGAATTGTGAAAAAGTATAAAGTGGATCGGGATGGCCGGGAGCAGATCATGTATGTTGCGGGTACTGATGAGCTGATTGGTTACCATGCCATTCTTTCTGAGCAGCGGTATCCCGATTCGGCATCTGCTATTGAAGACTGTGTAATTGCCTTTATTCCTAAAGAAGATTTCCTGGAAGTGCTCCACAACTCGGCGATTTTATCTCAGCGTTTACTGAAAAATATGAGCCATGAGTATGCCGTGCTGACCAATAATATCTCTGTATTTACACAGCGTACGGCAAGGGAAAGAGTGGCGATCACGCTGATTGTGCTGAGAGAAAAATACAAGAATGAGGAATCCAATGAGGAGGCCATCAACATTTCCCGCAGCGACTTGTCGAACATGGCAGGCATTGCCAAAGAAAACCTGGTGAGAATCCTGAAAGAGTTCAAAAATCTGGGTCTTTTGGTTTCTGAAGGCCGTAAAATCACGATTACCAATATCAAAATGCTGGTAGAAATCTCTAGTTACAGCAATAAAACCCTTAAACTTCGCTAA
- a CDS encoding DUF72 domain-containing protein produces MEKVIYTGTSGLILPVPNKQHLPIEFQDKSRLTYYATLFNSIEINSSFYKIPMPATVNKWAESVPEDFKFTFKLWRDLTHAPGLAFKKEDVNRFIETINQVGEKKGSLLVQFPPSIVQKIYIPHVMRLLYTIREADLEQNWDLALEFRHDSWYRETTYNLLHEFNASLVFHDKPGSASPMKEMRADFIYLRFHGPTGDYKGSYEDSFLAEYSHYIDEWRKEGKTVYVYFNNTAGDAIRNLQTLNAEVDQLALIP; encoded by the coding sequence ATGGAAAAAGTCATTTATACTGGAACCAGTGGTTTGATACTTCCCGTTCCAAACAAACAACACCTCCCTATCGAATTCCAAGATAAAAGCAGGCTAACCTATTATGCTACCTTATTTAATAGCATAGAAATCAACAGTTCTTTCTATAAGATCCCGATGCCCGCTACGGTAAACAAATGGGCAGAAAGTGTCCCTGAAGACTTTAAATTTACATTTAAACTCTGGCGTGACCTCACACATGCACCTGGACTTGCTTTTAAAAAAGAAGATGTGAATCGTTTTATAGAAACAATCAATCAAGTTGGAGAAAAGAAAGGTAGTTTACTGGTCCAATTTCCACCCAGTATTGTTCAGAAAATCTACATTCCACATGTCATGCGTTTATTGTATACCATTCGGGAAGCCGATCTGGAACAAAATTGGGATCTTGCATTAGAATTCCGCCATGACTCCTGGTATAGGGAAACCACTTACAATTTACTCCATGAATTCAATGCTTCACTGGTTTTTCACGATAAGCCGGGTTCCGCAAGTCCGATGAAAGAAATGAGAGCTGACTTCATTTACCTGCGTTTTCATGGCCCAACAGGTGATTATAAGGGGAGTTATGAGGATAGTTTCTTAGCTGAATACAGTCATTACATCGATGAATGGAGAAAAGAAGGAAAAACGGTGTATGTGTATTTTAACAATACTGCTGGAGATGCCATTCGCAACCTACAGACTTTAAATGCTGAAGTGGATCAATTGGCATTAATTCCTTGA
- a CDS encoding cation diffusion facilitator family transporter, with amino-acid sequence MIKDNKSIYSALAANLLIAITKFIAGGFTNSSSMISEGIHSLVDTINQVLLLYGLKKSRKAPDQSRPFGYGKELYFWSFIVAILIFGLGGGISIYQGIQHIIKPEPVNNPLINYGVLILCLLFEGWSLRIAIREFNQQRNGLSWWKAIVKSKDPSSFLVLFEDGAAVLGLLIVFIFMLVGHNFDMDYMDGLASVLVGLLLVFVSAILARESRSLLMGEGIAPETREKIKLLVEKDPSVIRISNIISTYQSPEEVLLVIIVIFQPDIDTEDITDAISRVRENIRKEFKFIKFIIIQPSED; translated from the coding sequence ATGATTAAAGACAATAAATCCATTTACAGTGCTTTAGCCGCCAATCTTCTCATTGCCATCACCAAATTTATTGCCGGTGGTTTTACCAATAGTTCTTCGATGATCTCTGAAGGTATTCACTCTTTGGTAGACACGATCAATCAGGTACTACTGTTATATGGCCTAAAAAAAAGCAGGAAGGCGCCCGATCAATCAAGACCCTTTGGCTATGGTAAAGAGCTGTATTTCTGGTCTTTTATTGTCGCCATTTTAATCTTCGGCCTTGGTGGTGGTATTTCCATTTACCAGGGTATCCAGCACATCATTAAACCAGAACCAGTGAACAACCCACTGATCAATTATGGGGTGCTGATTTTATGTTTACTTTTTGAAGGCTGGTCTTTGCGCATCGCGATCAGGGAATTTAATCAGCAAAGAAATGGCCTGAGCTGGTGGAAAGCCATTGTCAAAAGTAAAGACCCTTCCAGTTTCCTGGTGCTATTTGAAGATGGAGCGGCAGTCCTCGGTTTACTAATTGTTTTCATTTTCATGCTGGTCGGACATAATTTCGACATGGATTATATGGATGGCTTAGCCTCTGTATTGGTTGGTTTGTTACTGGTATTTGTGTCCGCTATTCTAGCCAGAGAAAGCAGAAGCCTGCTCATGGGAGAAGGTATAGCCCCGGAAACCAGGGAAAAGATCAAATTACTTGTTGAAAAAGATCCATCGGTGATTAGAATTTCCAATATCATTTCTACTTACCAATCTCCTGAAGAGGTTTTACTGGTGATCATTGTCATTTTTCAACCGGATATCGATACAGAAGACATTACGGACGCCATAAGCCGGGTTCGCGAAAACATCAGAAAAGAGTTTAAGTTTATTAAATTCATCATTATTCAACCATCAGAAGATTAA
- a CDS encoding DUF1508 domain-containing protein encodes MAKFQIIKDLDNKFHFNLKLKSGDIVLHSADKTAAKISCEKQVELVRANSQFAQRFSRQTDEQGSFFILKDADNQVLARSGYYEYWLDMERSIAAVRSHTHDAEVDDLTTAAKAAALDLVAE; translated from the coding sequence ATGGCGAAATTTCAGATTATAAAAGACCTTGACAACAAGTTCCATTTTAACCTAAAGCTAAAATCAGGCGATATCGTGTTGCATAGTGCAGATAAAACTGCCGCGAAGATTTCCTGCGAAAAGCAAGTAGAATTGGTAAGAGCCAATTCACAATTTGCACAGCGTTTCAGTAGACAAACGGACGAGCAGGGATCTTTCTTTATATTAAAGGACGCAGACAATCAGGTGCTTGCCCGCAGTGGTTACTATGAGTACTGGTTGGATATGGAACGCAGTATTGCAGCAGTACGCAGCCATACGCATGATGCAGAAGTAGATGATCTGACGACTGCAGCTAAAGCAGCAGCTTTAGATTTAGTAGCTGAATAG
- a CDS encoding coiled-coil domain-containing protein has translation MEAINEMLVGLEENVLRILDHGEITRTMLGGIARRADENFFKIDERFDNVEKRFIKINEQLDKMDERFDRIDERLDKMEGRLDKMDGRLDKMDGRLDKMDERFDRMDERFNKIETKLNVLTNETSNSFIEVFAQLGGINAEIIKIGAATRYQQYHEDQMKFNINN, from the coding sequence ATGGAAGCTATTAACGAAATGTTGGTTGGACTGGAGGAAAATGTATTACGTATTCTGGATCATGGGGAAATTACACGCACAATGCTGGGTGGAATTGCAAGAAGAGCAGATGAGAACTTTTTTAAGATTGATGAAAGATTCGATAATGTTGAAAAACGATTCATTAAAATTAATGAGCAGCTTGATAAGATGGATGAACGGTTTGATAGGATTGATGAGCGGCTCGATAAGATGGAAGGCAGGCTTGATAAAATGGACGGCAGGCTTGATAAAATGGATGGCAGGCTCGATAAGATGGATGAGCGGTTTGATAGGATGGATGAGAGATTCAATAAAATTGAAACAAAGCTCAATGTCTTAACTAATGAAACTTCAAATAGTTTTATTGAAGTATTTGCTCAATTGGGAGGTATAAACGCCGAAATCATAAAAATAGGTGCTGCAACCCGTTATCAGCAATATCATGAGGATCAAATGAAATTTAACATCAACAACTAG
- a CDS encoding bestrophin family protein, with protein sequence MIIRKNEHWFKMLFIWKGSVLPQLLPRLLLLFLLSVCVVYLKGKLFDFKIPLSPAPFTLFGIALALFLGFRNNASYDRFWEARKVWGALLNDTRSLARQALTMSGYPPESKEVAAFIHYLIAFTYALKHQLRHTDASADLDKRLSPELTEKLKPAIYKPILLMKEMGAWVQKAKEEGKIDTILQSSFDQNLDKLSDIVGACERIASTPIPYTYRILLHRTVYIYCFLLPFGFVDSLSWFTPFIVSFIAYTFVALEAIADEIEEPFGTEPNDLALNAMTSMIETTLLEMGGKAVPAASQSTEGILN encoded by the coding sequence ATGATCATAAGAAAGAATGAACATTGGTTTAAAATGCTTTTTATATGGAAAGGATCGGTTTTACCGCAGTTACTTCCCAGATTATTGCTCTTGTTTTTACTCTCTGTTTGTGTGGTCTATTTAAAAGGGAAACTATTCGATTTTAAGATTCCTTTAAGTCCGGCACCATTTACTTTATTTGGCATTGCACTGGCCTTATTTTTAGGTTTTCGAAATAATGCCAGCTATGATCGCTTTTGGGAAGCGAGAAAAGTTTGGGGCGCTTTATTAAATGATACCAGATCTTTAGCCAGACAAGCACTCACCATGAGTGGCTATCCACCGGAAAGCAAAGAAGTAGCTGCCTTTATTCATTACCTGATTGCTTTTACTTATGCCTTAAAACACCAGTTGAGGCATACAGATGCGAGTGCCGATCTGGATAAGAGGCTGAGTCCGGAATTGACTGAAAAGCTGAAACCAGCGATTTATAAGCCAATTCTGCTGATGAAAGAAATGGGGGCTTGGGTACAAAAAGCGAAAGAAGAAGGGAAAATAGATACTATTCTACAGAGTTCCTTTGATCAGAATTTAGATAAGTTATCAGATATTGTAGGGGCATGTGAACGAATTGCTTCCACACCGATTCCTTATACTTACCGTATTTTATTACACCGCACCGTCTATATTTATTGTTTTTTACTTCCCTTTGGTTTTGTAGACAGCCTGAGCTGGTTCACCCCCTTTATTGTCAGCTTTATCGCCTATACTTTTGTCGCCCTGGAAGCCATTGCAGATGAAATTGAAGAGCCTTTTGGAACTGAACCCAACGATCTGGCTTTAAACGCGATGACCAGTATGATTGAAACGACGCTATTGGAAATGGGAGGGAAGGCGGTTCCTGCAGCCAGTCAAAGTACTGAAGGGATCCTGAATTAA
- a CDS encoding ATP-binding cassette domain-containing protein produces the protein MVHQLEVDSVNLQFGTREILSDIYLKIKTGKITGILGRNGTGKSSLMNIIFGSLVPGNKSVRFDGQSVPNAYRHHELLSYLPQYNFIPAHLTLDRVFSDFNLDYEPFEQYFPEFLLQYRSKMIQLSGGQRRLVETYILIKAKSEFVMLDEPFSHLSPLMISSIKKLIREEQPNKGFLITDHMYKEVIDLASDLYVLAEEKLYLVKDITDLERLGYVRSRN, from the coding sequence ATGGTTCATCAATTAGAAGTAGACAGTGTAAACTTGCAATTTGGGACCAGAGAGATCTTATCCGACATTTACCTGAAAATTAAAACCGGTAAAATCACTGGTATACTAGGCAGAAACGGCACTGGAAAGTCGAGCTTGATGAACATCATTTTCGGAAGTTTGGTGCCCGGAAATAAGTCGGTGCGTTTTGATGGGCAATCCGTACCTAATGCCTATCGGCACCACGAACTGTTGTCGTACCTCCCTCAATACAACTTCATTCCTGCTCATTTAACTTTAGACCGGGTGTTCTCAGATTTTAATCTGGATTATGAACCATTTGAACAGTACTTTCCGGAATTCCTACTCCAGTATCGAAGTAAAATGATACAGCTTTCCGGCGGACAAAGGCGTTTGGTGGAAACCTACATATTGATCAAAGCAAAGTCTGAATTTGTAATGCTAGACGAACCATTTTCTCATTTGAGTCCATTAATGATCTCCAGCATCAAGAAATTGATCCGGGAAGAACAGCCGAATAAGGGTTTTCTAATCACTGATCACATGTATAAGGAAGTCATAGATCTTGCCAGCGATTTATATGTTTTAGCCGAGGAAAAGCTGTATTTAGTAAAAGATATTACTGATCTGGAGCGGTTGGGTTATGTCAGATCAAGGAATTAA
- a CDS encoding tetratricopeptide repeat protein, giving the protein MKTLSLYLTSLICLQAFCLSAQTIAPDSAGLALQQLSKEKQEVLKHFSSTKNKVKSIEKMLSLGLWKEAKQAISANKKPSTAYQLLTADYLILNNEFQQAEVLVDELRKTQPENEKAVLLKAFLEIQAWRLPAAAALCEKALKDQALKNQGKVAQKLSQPVRPSEKLLLMLGRTRLLQKNYIEGLAIAKRVLLQNPNSAGAYLLEADVYFWNQQPDLAEAALKKSLILDPYNADARFSYGYAIWRRIDATQLNAMAAQWELALAINPLHFQTNWHWGNGHTNLTYADYAEKDDDVIRKALKKADDEVSQGRVANAIATTRLVEKQYPTSVIPGMHRASIYYIAFDMDRKSRLDSAENIFRKILLRKKHYGPAHNGLSAVIKSKRIPYLVVYDSISNTLNTKNINDMANFQKVFPDVNYYPGETVKAMAWNQLFTAVVYFPFLSKQGESFRIPPLHKDLAVTMDAPYFRYMTTFDNRQWMDIRGVGSGAAAIEYVERGAFLERNVILHEYVHLFHGRVLTDAECRKIRTLYYQAMKEKRTLDYYSQNNESEYFAQTYPAYFEPIKVHPLDFKSMNTTSDLKTKDPEMYAFLDQLVKKERAYLAGDRKAMASNWAEVYLNKSKDSRRSNLQLTTNYLDTALAYDPFYLPVYLYYAQVKTENREFEGAEDWIRKAEMVNVKYAPIYRAYADLYAAKFAAGEIDQETGISKQAAYLNKAFRLEDDYQELAGINLSLAEMYKKNGMIAEAIATAAEYGKTGATVSTYLRDRRDDAIAYAAVLKSGLGYADEPVAILKGLVEQKPQNFEYRNKYADALAMNQQYDAAIVTLKEAQRILTASGNARTDYNLRIADFYATKGDQEKAETYLLPFIKGDQTVWTADQLRYSLLLIKTGHLEEAATLFKTVSPRGNPFYQSDYYYTQGKLLAGTSKDQASVTIAYEKAIAANPYQFPAYSELIRSYQAAGEKEEAEALKTKLSKLKITPGPGFKQLLGNVAP; this is encoded by the coding sequence ATGAAAACGCTGAGCCTCTATCTGACCTCTTTAATCTGCCTTCAGGCATTTTGTCTTTCTGCGCAAACTATTGCTCCAGATAGTGCCGGTCTAGCACTGCAGCAACTGTCAAAAGAAAAGCAGGAGGTTTTAAAACACTTTTCCAGTACTAAAAATAAGGTAAAAAGTATTGAGAAAATGCTGAGTCTGGGTTTATGGAAAGAAGCTAAACAGGCTATCTCGGCCAATAAAAAACCTTCCACCGCCTATCAACTACTGACTGCAGATTACCTGATCTTAAATAATGAATTCCAGCAGGCGGAAGTCCTGGTAGATGAATTGAGAAAGACACAGCCGGAAAATGAAAAAGCGGTGCTGTTAAAAGCTTTTCTGGAGATTCAGGCCTGGAGATTGCCAGCAGCAGCAGCGCTATGCGAAAAAGCGTTGAAAGATCAGGCTTTGAAAAATCAGGGCAAAGTAGCGCAAAAGCTTTCTCAGCCTGTTCGGCCCTCTGAAAAGCTGCTGCTGATGCTGGGAAGAACAAGATTGCTTCAAAAAAACTATATTGAAGGGCTTGCAATCGCTAAAAGGGTCTTGCTGCAAAACCCTAATAGTGCAGGAGCATACCTGCTGGAAGCGGATGTTTATTTCTGGAACCAGCAGCCGGACCTTGCAGAGGCAGCTTTAAAAAAGTCACTTATTTTAGATCCCTATAATGCCGATGCACGATTTAGCTATGGCTACGCCATCTGGAGACGAATTGATGCTACCCAGCTGAATGCAATGGCGGCACAATGGGAATTGGCACTTGCCATTAATCCACTTCATTTTCAAACGAACTGGCATTGGGGAAATGGACATACCAATTTAACTTATGCCGATTATGCGGAGAAAGATGATGATGTCATTCGAAAAGCTTTGAAAAAAGCGGATGACGAGGTAAGTCAGGGGCGGGTCGCAAATGCAATTGCAACGACCAGACTGGTAGAAAAACAATACCCGACATCCGTAATTCCAGGCATGCACAGGGCCTCTATCTATTACATCGCTTTTGATATGGATCGTAAATCCAGATTGGACTCCGCAGAGAATATATTCAGAAAAATCCTGCTTAGGAAAAAGCATTACGGTCCGGCGCATAACGGTTTATCTGCGGTCATCAAATCGAAAAGAATCCCTTACCTGGTCGTGTACGACTCGATTTCGAATACCCTGAACACGAAAAATATCAATGATATGGCTAATTTTCAAAAGGTCTTCCCGGATGTGAATTATTACCCTGGAGAAACCGTGAAAGCAATGGCCTGGAACCAGTTGTTTACGGCAGTCGTTTATTTTCCTTTTCTCTCCAAGCAGGGCGAGTCCTTCCGGATTCCACCATTACACAAGGACCTTGCGGTGACGATGGATGCACCATATTTTCGCTATATGACTACTTTCGATAACCGGCAATGGATGGACATTCGTGGGGTAGGAAGTGGTGCTGCGGCAATAGAATATGTAGAACGGGGTGCTTTTCTGGAAAGAAATGTGATCCTTCATGAATATGTTCATTTGTTTCATGGACGGGTGCTCACTGATGCGGAATGCCGTAAAATCAGAACCTTGTATTATCAGGCTATGAAAGAAAAAAGAACCCTGGATTATTATTCGCAGAACAATGAAAGTGAGTATTTTGCACAAACTTATCCTGCTTATTTTGAGCCGATCAAAGTGCATCCCCTGGATTTTAAATCTATGAATACGACTTCAGATCTGAAAACTAAAGATCCGGAAATGTATGCTTTTCTGGATCAATTGGTCAAAAAAGAACGTGCCTATCTGGCTGGTGATCGGAAAGCTATGGCCAGTAACTGGGCAGAAGTTTACCTGAATAAGAGTAAGGACAGTAGAAGGAGCAATCTGCAGCTGACAACGAATTACCTCGATACAGCCTTGGCCTATGATCCTTTTTATCTGCCTGTCTATCTATATTACGCGCAAGTGAAAACAGAAAACAGAGAATTTGAAGGCGCAGAAGACTGGATTAGAAAGGCCGAAATGGTGAACGTTAAATATGCGCCAATCTATAGGGCTTATGCGGATTTGTATGCCGCAAAGTTTGCTGCTGGCGAAATTGATCAGGAGACAGGGATTTCAAAACAAGCAGCTTACCTGAATAAAGCATTCCGCCTGGAAGACGATTATCAGGAACTGGCGGGCATCAACTTATCATTGGCGGAGATGTATAAGAAAAACGGAATGATCGCAGAAGCCATCGCCACTGCTGCTGAATATGGCAAAACAGGGGCAACCGTTTCCACCTATCTCAGAGATCGCAGGGACGATGCCATAGCGTATGCTGCAGTCTTGAAATCCGGATTGGGTTATGCAGATGAACCTGTGGCCATCCTGAAAGGCTTGGTGGAGCAGAAACCGCAGAATTTTGAATACAGAAACAAATATGCGGATGCTTTGGCCATGAATCAGCAATACGATGCAGCCATAGTCACTTTGAAAGAAGCACAACGTATTTTAACTGCTTCCGGTAATGCACGCACGGATTATAACCTGAGGATTGCAGATTTTTACGCCACAAAAGGCGATCAGGAAAAAGCGGAAACCTACCTTCTGCCATTTATAAAAGGAGATCAGACAGTGTGGACTGCAGATCAGCTCAGGTATAGTCTTTTGCTGATCAAAACCGGTCATTTGGAGGAGGCTGCAACGCTGTTTAAAACGGTTTCCCCTAGAGGTAATCCCTTTTACCAATCTGATTATTACTATACCCAAGGTAAGCTTCTGGCAGGTACAAGTAAAGATCAGGCCAGTGTGACCATAGCTTATGAAAAAGCAATTGCAGCAAATCCCTACCAGTTTCCTGCGTATTCAGAATTAATCAGGAGTTATCAGGCTGCAGGAGAAAAAGAGGAGGCGGAGGCCTTGAAAACAAAACTTTCGAAACTAAAAATCACACCAGGTCCTGGTTTTAAACAGCTATTAGGCAATGTTGCACCTTAG
- a CDS encoding alpha/beta fold hydrolase, which yields MLHLSTIADGIGIGRISLYFLALLFSPFCLKAQEAAVKPNISTAQNLYQQAQKEFAEFEKQHGGFVQTNNVNLHYLSWGKTSGIPLIWSHGSLTNGYELLKVADDLVKAGYYLIAIDYYGHGQTAIPAHPVSLYHIADDIKQLMEHLKIKKALIGGWSRGGGVSTAFYDAYPEKVLGLILEDGGSVAQNTHYHKMEAAKLEETIRMMMEHPIKDTVYASAFDAYYDLYDPEEGGTQFSALAWIRKLGEKQWGIYVGVMELFQMNSTQQWSDLILRSTKVSLFGASMSMLAPEIIYRNLKVPMLILDPVSDHDFMPFEKGNAALQAQHPEFIIHKVYENTGHNIHYEQPKRFVQDLTDFLKRVKAFH from the coding sequence ATGTTGCACCTTAGTACAATTGCGGATGGAATAGGCATTGGCCGAATCAGCCTTTACTTCCTTGCCCTTTTATTCAGTCCATTTTGTTTAAAAGCCCAGGAGGCGGCTGTTAAACCCAATATTTCAACCGCTCAAAATCTATATCAGCAGGCTCAAAAAGAGTTTGCTGAGTTTGAAAAACAGCATGGTGGTTTTGTACAAACCAATAACGTGAATCTGCATTACCTGAGCTGGGGGAAAACTTCGGGCATTCCTTTAATCTGGTCACATGGCAGTTTAACCAATGGTTATGAGTTGTTAAAAGTGGCAGATGATCTGGTGAAGGCCGGATATTACCTGATTGCGATCGACTATTATGGTCATGGGCAGACTGCTATTCCTGCACATCCGGTTTCCTTGTATCACATTGCCGATGACATTAAACAGCTGATGGAGCACTTGAAAATTAAAAAAGCATTGATTGGCGGCTGGTCCAGAGGTGGTGGTGTCAGTACAGCTTTCTATGACGCCTATCCGGAAAAGGTGTTAGGACTGATTTTAGAAGACGGTGGCTCGGTGGCTCAAAATACGCATTACCATAAGATGGAGGCTGCTAAATTGGAGGAAACTATCAGGATGATGATGGAGCATCCGATAAAAGATACGGTATATGCCAGCGCTTTCGACGCTTATTACGACCTCTATGATCCGGAAGAAGGAGGGACACAGTTTTCTGCACTCGCCTGGATCAGGAAATTGGGTGAAAAGCAATGGGGCATATATGTAGGAGTGATGGAATTGTTTCAAATGAATAGTACTCAGCAATGGTCTGACCTGATATTAAGGTCAACAAAGGTGTCGCTCTTTGGTGCATCTATGTCTATGCTCGCTCCTGAAATTATTTATAGAAACCTGAAAGTGCCGATGTTGATCTTGGATCCTGTGAGTGACCATGATTTTATGCCTTTTGAAAAGGGAAATGCCGCTTTACAAGCACAACATCCGGAATTTATCATCCATAAGGTTTATGAAAATACCGGCCATAACATTCATTATGAACAGCCAAAGCGTTTCGTTCAGGATTTGACTGATTTTCTAAAAAGGGTGAAGGCTTTTCATTAA
- a CDS encoding uracil-DNA glycosylase family protein: MRTFAARIIAFNKSLTYKGTLPEGIRIMNPFQESPLALAASSEFYQKYYHDSQPRHLILGINPGRFGSGQTGISFTDPKRLVANCHIDFPGPMTHEPSSAYIYEMIAAFGGEEQFYQQFYIHSICPLGFTKIGENGKETNYNYYDSPALLKSVYPFIVENIRKQIEMGFETEVCFCFGTGKNEAFFRKVNEAHQFFKKIVALEHPRYIMQYKSKEKALYIDKYLRAFSEV, from the coding sequence ATGAGAACTTTTGCAGCACGAATCATTGCCTTTAATAAGAGCCTGACATATAAAGGGACTTTGCCCGAAGGCATCAGGATCATGAATCCTTTTCAGGAAAGCCCGCTTGCCCTGGCCGCTTCTTCCGAATTTTATCAGAAATATTATCACGATAGCCAGCCACGTCATCTGATTCTGGGCATCAATCCCGGTCGTTTTGGTTCCGGACAAACCGGAATCTCTTTCACAGATCCGAAGCGATTAGTGGCCAATTGCCATATTGATTTTCCCGGGCCAATGACGCATGAACCTTCCTCGGCCTATATTTATGAGATGATTGCCGCTTTTGGAGGGGAAGAACAGTTTTATCAGCAGTTCTACATCCATTCCATCTGCCCATTAGGCTTTACTAAAATAGGAGAGAACGGCAAAGAAACCAATTACAATTATTACGATAGTCCGGCTTTATTGAAATCGGTTTATCCTTTTATTGTAGAGAACATCCGAAAACAAATTGAAATGGGCTTTGAAACTGAGGTCTGTTTTTGTTTTGGAACAGGCAAAAACGAGGCTTTCTTTAGAAAAGTGAACGAAGCCCATCAGTTTTTCAAAAAGATTGTCGCGCTGGAACATCCCAGGTATATCATGCAGTATAAGTCTAAGGAAAAGGCCTTGTACATCGACAAATACCTACGTGCTTTTAGCGAAGTTTAA